The genome window GCGCGTCGTGCGCGTCGTGCGGGCGTTCGTGCCGAAGCTCGTGACGACGCTTGCCGCGGCGCTCATCCTCGCGCCTACGGCGCAGGCGCAACACGCTGACTCGGCGCGCGCCGGCGTCAAGCCAAAGGGGGACAGCGCGCGCGTCGTGACGCCCGCGACGACGGCGGAGCCGACCCCCGCGGCGCCGTCGCGCCGTCGCGCGACCGCGATGCGGGACTCGCTCTCCCCGCCCGTCTCGCCGGGACGCGCATTTCTGTTGTCTCTCGCCGTCCCCGGGCTCGGGCAATCGCGCCTCAATCGCCCGACCGCCGGCGCCGTCTACTTCACCTCGGAAGCGGTCTGGCTGGCGATGCTCGGCAAGGCGGCCAATGACCTGCGCATCGCCAAGGCACATGCGCGCGACGTCATCGTGAACACGTACGATGTCGACGCGACCACCGGCGCGCCGAAGGTCGATGGCGATGGAAACTACGTGGTGAAGGACACGCTGCGCAGCAAGTACGCCGACCCCCTCGAGTCGAGCGGTGTGGGCGAACAGCAGCAGCGCAGCCGCGTCAAGGCCCGGCGACTCCATTTCGAGGACTGGATCGCGATGCTCCTCTTCAACCACCTCTTCTCGGCGGCCGACGCCTTCGTCTCCTCGCAGCTGTGGGACCTTCCCGCGCAGGTGGAGATGCGCGCCCTTCCGCGCGGGGTCGGGATCGGGTTCACGCTGCCGTTTCGTTAGGCTTGCGGGTGGCCTCGGCGCCTGCCGTGCCGCGGCGCTCGCCTAACCGCGGCGCCTGCCGTACCGCGGCGCCTGCTGGCACCTCGCGACGGTGACGCGTTAGGCGCGGGTCGTTTTCCGACCGTCGCGGTGCGCCCCCTACTGCCGCGGTTCGCGGCGCGGTTCGCGTCGGGGTTCGCGGCGCAGCAGATCCGATCCCGCCCCCGCCTGCGTGATGCGAAAGCGCCGGAGTTCCACGCCGTCGTTGGCGATGCGCAGGAAGGTCGAATCGCCCAGCCAAGTCCCGGCATTCGCGTAGACGCCGCCGCCCGGCGCGCGTTCCACGTCGGGAACGTGCGAGTGCCCGAAGATCAACAGCTGCAACGACGGGTCGGCCTCGAGGTCGTGCATCGCCACCTTGTGCAGCCCCGCCCCCCCGTCCTTGGCGCGGTAGGTGCGGCTGGCGTGCGACGAGCCTAACGCCAGTCGCGACGCAAGGTCCGGGTGCAGCCAGCGAAAGGCACGGATCGCCACGCCGTTGCGAAGGACGCTGCGCAGCGCGCGGTACTTGCGGTCCTCGGCATCGCGCAGGCCGTC of Gemmatimonadaceae bacterium contains these proteins:
- a CDS encoding UDP-2,3-diacylglucosamine diphosphatase, producing the protein MLPSPCYVISDAHLGVASRDAERLLVAFLRDIQRDARSLVINGDLFDFWFEWKHVMPRAGYRVLAALADLAEAGVEIIWIAGNHDCWGGDVLRTDVGVTYVVGTWRGEIDGWRARIDHGDGLRDAEDRKYRALRSVLRNGVAIRAFRWLHPDLASRLALGSSHASRTYRAKDGGAGLHKVAMHDLEADPSLQLLIFGHSHVPDVERAPGGGVYANAGTWLGDSTFLRIANDGVELRRFRITQAGAGSDLLRREPRREPRREPRQ